The genomic DNA catatatatggaatgtaaaaaaaaaaagttctgaagaacctaggggcaggacacgaataaagacacatacatagagaatggacttgaggacacggggatggggaagggtaagctgggacgaagtgagagagtggcatgcacttatacatactaccaaatgtaaaatagatagctagtgggaagcagccgcatagcacagggagatcagctcggtgctttgtgaccacctagaggggtgggatagggagggtgggagggagacgcaagagggaggagatatggggtatatgtatatgtatagctgattcactttgttataaagcagaaactaacacaccattgtaaagcaattatactctagtaaaggtgttaagaaaaaaataatggtctgggggcttccctggtggcgcagtggttaagaatccgcctgtcagtgcaggggacacgggttcaatccctggtccaggatatcccacatgccacagagcaactaagtccgtgtgctacaactactgagcctgcactctaaagcctgggagccacaactactgaagcctgtgcgccctatagcccatgtgccacaactactgagcccacgtgccacaactactgaagcccacatgctctagggcccacctGCTGCAAGTACTGagctgcatgctgcaactactgaagcccgcgcacctagagcccatgctctgcagcaagagaagccaccacaataagcctgtgcaccacagcgaagagtagcccctgctcgttgcaattagagaaaagcctgtgcacagcaacgaaaacccaacgcagccaaaaaaattaattgattaataaaataaaaataatggtctGGGGTCCCTTAGCTGAATATGAAAAATTGAGAAGGAAGTGGGGGTAGTGGTCAATGAGGCTGGAAAATAGAGAGGATTTGAACCAGTGGCTGAAAGGAGAGGGAATTGTGGACAAAAAGCAGGATGCCAGAGCTAGTGATTTCAGAGGTGGAGTCGTTGCCGTGATGAAAAAGATTAGAGGAGAAGATCTTTGGAGATATTTTCACTTTTCCAGTTTGAACACCTTCCCCTGGTGGAGATGAGTACATTTGCTTTCTATCCTCATTAACCTCACAACACCTTCCCCAAGGGGGTGTTCATTATCCTCCTTTTAGTTCTCTTTTGGATTTCAGGCACTCTAAGCTTAATCTGCCTCTTGGACTTCCTGTCACTTTTTCATCCATCCTTGAGTACATGTTCCTCCTTAtgggtccttttatttttttaactttttattttatattggagtatagccgattaacaatgtgtgatagtttcaggtgcacagcaaagggactcagccatacatacacatgtatccattctccttATGGGTCCTTGTAAACACTGAGCTCCTGAGAAATTCCACCATCCTACCACTCTGATTCTGTAAATGTCTTTTGCTCATGTGTGTCATAATAGGCTAGGTTATTCTGTGCTAACAAAGGACCCCAAAATCTCAGGCTGGAAGGTATGGAGGCACTAAAACTTATCCGCATTCTACAAATGAGTAAACTGATATTCAGTGTGTCTATAAAACGTGCATGACCCTCAGCGGGCAAAACCCTAGGAAGACAACACTTAAATTTCCGCAAAGGCTACACCTTAACAATTAAATGCTCTGCGTGAACGCAGTTGTGCTTCCAATTCCTCTGGACCACGATGCACTATGCAATCTGCATCTTTATGCTAGTGGAGAAGTGCTCCCATCCAGAACTCAGTAACACCCACCCCGGGGCTGACGGGGGCGCTGGATGTAGATACTGACCAGGGGCCCCATTCTAAATAGTGTGGAGGCGAGTCTGCTTACGACAGAGATGGCCAAGCAGGGGACATAAAACAGGAGAGACAGTGGAGTTCTCCGGGTGGGGTCCACGTCCTGTCACTGGGTACATTCTGTACACACGAGCCCCTCCCTTGCCTGCACTCAATTCATGAAGACTTGACTTCATCACGGAGGGTTTGGGGAAAGGTGGGGTCTGGCTCCGTGCGCCCCAGCCGGCGTCCCCCCCCCGCGGCAACCCCTCCCAGATCTGGCAGAGCCCTGGACGAACCCCGGCGGGTAGAGAGGCGGGGAGAGGCTGCGGGGTGGAAGGCGGGGCGGGTCGCTGCCTAGCCGGCCAATAGGCGGCTCTCTAGCGCGGAGCCTGGAGAGGGCAGGGGATTCGCCACTAGCACCACCGCCTCCAGAGTTTCCCTTGTGGATGCACAGCCCCGGTGACTCCGCTCCTCCCGGCGCAGAGGGGCCCCAAGAGGCCGGAGGAGCGCACTCGGGACGGGATTTCcgaggaaagggagaggaagggcgCCCCACCCGCTCTGGAGGGGTTCCGTGAACGATGAagggccggcggcggcggcggcgccgagAGTACTGCAAGTTCGCGCTGCTGTTGGTGCTGTACACGCTGGTGCTGCTGCTCGTCCCCTCTGTCCTGGACGGCGGCCGCGAAGGGGACAAGGGCGCTGGGCACTGCCCGGGCCTGCAGCGCAGCCTGGGAGTGTGGAGcctggaggcggcggcggcgggcgagCGCGAGCAGGGCGCGGAGGCGCGGCCCGCCGCGGAGGAGGACGCGGGCCGGTCCCCCAGGTCCCGGGGCACCCTCAACGGCGCCGTCGGGGAGGCGGCGTCTCGCGAAAAGCAGCACATCTATGTGCACGCCACCTGGCGCACGGGCTCGTCGTTCCTGGGCGAGCTCTTTAACCAGCACCCGGACGTTTTCTACTTGTACGAGCCCATGTGGCATCTGTGGCAGGCGCTGTATCCGGGCGACGCCGAAAGCCTGCAGGGCGCGCTGCGCGACATGCTGCGCTCGCTCTTCCGCTGCGACTTCTCGGTGCTGCAGCTGTACGCGCCACCGGGGGATTCCGCCGCGCGCGCCCCGGACGCGGCCAATCTCACCACGGCCGCCCTCTTTCGCTGGCGGACCAACAAGGTCATCTGCTCGCCGCCGCTGTGCCCCGGCGCGCCCCGGGCCCGCGCCGAGGTCGGCCTCGTCGAGGACACCGCCTGCGAGCGCAGCTGCCCACCCGTGGCTCTCCGCGCCCTGGAGGCCGAGTGCCGCAAGTATCCGGTGGTGGTCATCAAGGACGTGCGCCTCCTCGACCTGGGCGTGCTGGTGCCCCTGCTGCGCGACCCCGGTCTCAACCTGAAGGTGGTGCAGCTTTTCCGCGACCCGCGGGCCGTGCACAACTCGCGCCTCAAGTCTCGGCAGGGGCTGCTGCGCGAGAGCATCCAAGTGCTGCGCACCCGCCAGAGGGGCGACCGCTTCCACCGCGTGCTGCTGGCGCACGGCATGGGCGCTCGACCCGGGGGCCCGTCCCGCGCACTGCCAGCCGCCCCGCGCGCCGACTTCTTCCTGACCGGGGCGCTCGAGGTGATCTGCGAAGCCTGGCTGCGCGACCTGCTGTTCGCGCGCGGCGCGCCAGCCTGGCTACGGCGCCGCTACCTGAGGCTGCGCTACGAGGACCTGGTGCGGCAGCCGCGCGCCCAGCTGCGCCGCCTGCAGCGCTTCGCCGGGCTGCGCGCGCTCGCCGCGCTCGACGCCTTCGCGCTCAACATGACGCGCGGCGCGGCCTACGGCGCGGACCGGCCCTTCCACCTGTCGGCGCGCGATGCCCGCGAGGCCGTGCACGCCTGGCGCGAGCGCCTGAGCCGAGAGCAGGTGCGTCAGGTGGA from Balaenoptera acutorostrata chromosome X, mBalAcu1.1, whole genome shotgun sequence includes the following:
- the CHST7 gene encoding carbohydrate sulfotransferase 7; protein product: MKGRRRRRRREYCKFALLLVLYTLVLLLVPSVLDGGREGDKGAGHCPGLQRSLGVWSLEAAAAGEREQGAEARPAAEEDAGRSPRSRGTLNGAVGEAASREKQHIYVHATWRTGSSFLGELFNQHPDVFYLYEPMWHLWQALYPGDAESLQGALRDMLRSLFRCDFSVLQLYAPPGDSAARAPDAANLTTAALFRWRTNKVICSPPLCPGAPRARAEVGLVEDTACERSCPPVALRALEAECRKYPVVVIKDVRLLDLGVLVPLLRDPGLNLKVVQLFRDPRAVHNSRLKSRQGLLRESIQVLRTRQRGDRFHRVLLAHGMGARPGGPSRALPAAPRADFFLTGALEVICEAWLRDLLFARGAPAWLRRRYLRLRYEDLVRQPRAQLRRLQRFAGLRALAALDAFALNMTRGAAYGADRPFHLSARDAREAVHAWRERLSREQVRQVETACAPAMRLLAYPRSWEDGNAEPAEDEETPPETEADGAT